A single region of the Micropterus dolomieu isolate WLL.071019.BEF.003 ecotype Adirondacks linkage group LG18, ASM2129224v1, whole genome shotgun sequence genome encodes:
- the mustn1b gene encoding musculoskeletal embryonic nuclear protein 1b, with amino-acid sequence MSQPGEVKKKKRPPMKEEDLKGARSKLGLKGEVKSKTYEVMVECERMGKAAPSVFSGVRTGTETALEKPADTRAPGASVFSK; translated from the exons ATGTCACAG CCAGGCgaggtgaagaagaaaaagCGTCCCCCAATGAAGGAGGAGGACCTGAAAGGAGCTCGCAGTAAACTGGGACTGAAGGGCGAGGTCAAGAGCAAGACCTATGAGGTCATGGTGGAGTGTG aACGTATGGGAAAAGCTGCGCCGTCTGTGTTCAGCGGTGTGAGGACGGGGACAGAGACGGCCCTGGAAAAGCCTGCTGATACCAGAGCTCCTGGAGCTAGTGTGTTCAGCAAGTAG